Proteins encoded together in one Petrotoga mexicana DSM 14811 window:
- a CDS encoding MATE family efflux transporter produces the protein MEIYKRIIRIAFPIALQQVIFTSVNFVDTLMIGLLGEVAIASVGLSNQFFFLYNLILFGLVSGGGIFFAQYWGKKDEDGLSRSVALTILSSLLFSIPFFLLSYFTPELVLRFFSPDIEVIKAGIPYLKVIAFSYPLFAITMVFSFMLRSIGKAHLPLIITIIELSTNILLNYLLIFGKFGFPVLGIKGAAIGTLIARAIGCTATVFIVYVGKLPGRAYFKHVAELNSKFMKNFFHYALPTLANEFAWSLGFTMYSVVYAHMGTDVIAAQRVMSTIEGFAVSVTFSIANAASVIIGNILGVSKFEEAFETSKKALKLAELISVIAAIVGIVTTFLVVDVFDVSDEVKNMVKVTIIISMGFLPVKIFNGMNVVGFLRAGGDTRFSFLVEASTLWCIGVPLAAIGGLLLNLSFPTVYFLTMMEEIIKSIILFFRYRSKKWLRNVLEEA, from the coding sequence ATGGAGATCTACAAAAGAATAATCAGAATAGCTTTCCCAATAGCGCTTCAGCAAGTTATCTTTACAAGCGTTAATTTTGTTGATACCTTAATGATCGGTCTTTTGGGAGAGGTCGCCATCGCTTCAGTTGGACTTTCAAATCAGTTTTTCTTCTTGTACAACTTAATATTGTTTGGACTAGTCTCTGGAGGAGGCATTTTCTTTGCACAGTATTGGGGGAAAAAAGATGAAGATGGTTTATCTCGTTCTGTCGCGTTAACTATCTTGTCTTCCCTTCTCTTCTCTATTCCATTCTTTTTATTGAGTTATTTTACTCCAGAGTTGGTTTTGAGATTTTTTAGCCCAGATATTGAGGTTATTAAAGCTGGAATACCTTATTTAAAGGTAATTGCTTTTAGTTACCCTTTGTTTGCAATTACAATGGTCTTTTCTTTCATGCTGAGAAGCATAGGAAAAGCTCATCTGCCTTTGATAATAACTATTATAGAATTATCTACAAATATCTTGCTAAATTATTTGCTAATCTTTGGTAAGTTTGGTTTCCCTGTTTTAGGTATAAAAGGTGCTGCGATAGGAACTTTGATTGCTAGAGCGATCGGATGTACTGCAACAGTTTTTATAGTTTACGTTGGAAAGCTCCCAGGAAGGGCTTATTTTAAACATGTTGCTGAATTGAATTCAAAATTTATGAAAAACTTCTTTCATTACGCCTTACCTACTTTGGCAAATGAATTTGCCTGGTCATTGGGATTCACTATGTATTCTGTTGTTTATGCTCATATGGGAACAGATGTCATAGCTGCTCAAAGAGTTATGTCAACTATAGAAGGGTTTGCGGTTTCTGTGACTTTTTCTATAGCTAACGCTGCATCAGTAATTATTGGAAATATATTGGGAGTATCTAAATTTGAAGAAGCCTTTGAAACCTCCAAAAAAGCCTTAAAATTGGCGGAGTTAATAAGTGTAATAGCAGCTATTGTAGGGATAGTAACTACATTTTTAGTAGTTGATGTATTCGATGTTTCAGACGAAGTTAAAAATATGGTAAAAGTCACAATAATTATTTCAATGGGGTTTCTACCGGTAAAGATCTTCAACGGTATGAACGTTGTCGGATTTTTAAGAGCCGGAGGAGACACAAGATTCTCTTTTTTGGTTGAAGCCTCTACGTTATGGTGTATAGGTGTTCCTCTAGCTGCGATTGGAGGATTGTTATTAAATTTAAGTTTTCCTACCGTTTATTTTTTAACGATGATGGAAGAGATTATAAAATCAATAATTCTTTTTTTCAGATATAGAAGTAAAAAATGGCTTAGAAACGTTTTAGAAGAGGCTTAG
- a CDS encoding ABC transporter permease: protein MKKIINLTKTFFIDSSREFAVPFWTIIFPTLFFILFVSIFENIGTSENLDLKVGIYYEEPLQGVIKTTFDDVFSPSESNHIPFKVEEYDSFEKGLQNLKDSEINVFVVFPENFNLLNLKFLIETIEVPDIKVYYTNDSASMYAKDIFEVFLNEMNIMMYTRGEEVKLTVNEEIIGIKQSEPYRYRDFLFPAIILMSVLTVAVFNMPFDFSYYVEKGVFKRLNSTPIRGNEYFFSFLLSHLILLLLSLIVLYIEAYLFDVSPDIYNPEFIAYSGFSILVILSVGLLLSSLYKNMGSAEAISQVIYQATIFLSGFYFEVTNTPWFIRWYVYFNPVTYLVDGMRKLMTGNVLVPVNIIVPVIWMVASISIFSMSYKGMVYCEK from the coding sequence ATGAAAAAAATTATAAATCTCACAAAGACATTTTTTATTGATTCTTCAAGAGAATTTGCTGTTCCCTTTTGGACTATAATATTTCCCACGTTATTTTTCATTTTATTCGTGAGTATCTTTGAAAATATTGGCACCTCAGAAAATTTAGATTTGAAGGTTGGAATATATTACGAAGAGCCTTTACAGGGAGTAATAAAAACTACATTCGATGATGTCTTTTCTCCGTCTGAATCAAATCATATCCCTTTTAAAGTAGAGGAGTATGATTCTTTCGAAAAAGGACTTCAGAACTTAAAAGATTCCGAGATAAATGTTTTTGTAGTATTCCCTGAAAACTTTAATTTGCTGAATCTGAAATTTTTGATCGAAACCATTGAGGTTCCTGATATAAAAGTTTATTATACCAACGATAGTGCTTCTATGTATGCAAAAGACATTTTTGAAGTATTTTTGAATGAAATGAATATAATGATGTATACAAGAGGGGAAGAAGTAAAATTAACGGTTAATGAAGAGATTATAGGTATAAAACAATCAGAACCGTATAGATACAGAGATTTTCTATTTCCTGCCATTATTTTGATGTCTGTTTTGACTGTAGCTGTATTTAATATGCCTTTTGATTTTTCATATTACGTTGAAAAAGGTGTTTTTAAAAGGCTAAACTCCACTCCTATAAGGGGGAATGAATACTTTTTTAGCTTTTTACTTTCACATCTCATCCTACTGTTACTTTCTTTGATCGTTTTATACATTGAGGCTTACCTTTTTGATGTTAGTCCGGATATATATAACCCAGAGTTTATAGCTTACAGTGGTTTTTCAATCCTCGTGATACTGAGTGTCGGCCTTCTTCTTTCTTCTTTGTATAAGAATATGGGATCCGCCGAAGCAATTTCTCAGGTCATATATCAAGCGACCATTTTTTTAAGTGGATTCTATTTTGAGGTGACTAATACACCTTGGTTTATAAGATGGTACGTTTATTTTAACCCTGTTACTTATTTAGTAGATGGGATGAGGAAGTTGATGACTGGTAATGTTCTTGTCCCTGTTAATATAATCGTCCCTGTTATCTGGATGGTGGCATCTATCTCAATCTTTTCAATGAGTTATAAGGGGATGGTTTATTGTGAAAAATAA
- a CDS encoding ABC transporter ATP-binding protein, with protein MESIIEVKNLKKYYKSIKAVDGVSFDVKKGEIVAILGPNGAGKTTTLEIIEGLRKKDAGEIYYFGKKIENVDSNIKERIGIQLQDTNFFPNLKVLETLKAFSGLYKNRLDVNKILKEFNLEEKKNSKVSKLSGGQLQRLALATAVINDPVLLFLDEPTTGLDPQARRSTWEKISDLRNLGKTIILTTHYMEEAEFLADRIYIFDQGRVIAHGTLKELIHSLKMDSIITFEINSNGNFDEIKEELFKDSNFQVTKNENFYTIETKDVESTLVRIFEDAKIKKFDISNIVIRKPNLEDVFLHLTGKSLRD; from the coding sequence ATGGAGAGTATTATTGAAGTGAAGAATTTGAAGAAGTATTATAAGAGTATAAAAGCGGTTGACGGTGTTTCTTTTGATGTAAAAAAAGGCGAGATCGTTGCTATTTTAGGTCCAAACGGTGCTGGGAAAACAACAACACTTGAAATAATCGAAGGATTGAGAAAAAAAGACGCGGGAGAAATTTACTATTTTGGAAAAAAGATAGAAAACGTAGATTCTAATATTAAAGAAAGAATAGGCATTCAATTACAAGATACTAATTTTTTCCCAAATTTAAAGGTTTTGGAAACCCTTAAGGCATTCTCGGGGTTATACAAAAATCGTCTTGATGTAAATAAGATTTTGAAGGAGTTTAATCTTGAAGAAAAAAAGAATAGTAAAGTATCAAAACTTTCAGGTGGACAATTACAAAGATTAGCGTTAGCTACAGCGGTAATTAATGATCCTGTGTTGTTGTTTCTTGATGAGCCAACTACAGGGTTAGATCCTCAAGCAAGAAGAAGTACATGGGAAAAAATATCGGACTTAAGAAATTTAGGCAAGACCATAATACTAACTACCCATTATATGGAAGAAGCTGAATTTTTGGCTGATAGAATCTACATTTTTGATCAAGGTCGGGTAATAGCCCATGGAACACTTAAAGAGCTAATACATTCATTGAAAATGGACTCCATAATCACCTTTGAAATTAATTCTAACGGGAACTTTGATGAGATAAAAGAAGAACTTTTCAAAGATTCAAATTTTCAAGTCACCAAAAACGAAAATTTTTATACCATAGAAACAAAAGATGTAGAGAGTACTCTTGTAAGAATATTTGAGGATGCAAAAATAAAGAAATTTGATATATCGAATATTGTTATTAGAAAGCCTAACTTAGAGGACGTTTTTCTCCATTTAACCGGAAAAAGCTTAAGGGATTAG